A region from the Candidatus Cloacimonadota bacterium genome encodes:
- a CDS encoding chromate transporter — protein sequence MSENLGSLFFTFLKIGAFTIGGAYAMIPLIRREVVEKRGWITDEDFLDGLAAAQSCPGPIAINLSVYVGLHVRGRWGMAAAVLGTVLPSLVTIMLIAELFAHYADQALVRKAFRALKPALVALIAVPLVQMTRSAKLKLSNFWVPILAMVLVGWFGFSPIWLILAAIAFSVVQGVWGRQRPE from the coding sequence GTGTCTGAAAACCTCGGTTCCCTATTTTTTACCTTTCTCAAAATTGGCGCGTTCACCATCGGCGGCGCCTACGCGATGATCCCCCTCATCCGTCGGGAAGTGGTGGAAAAACGAGGCTGGATCACGGATGAGGACTTTCTGGACGGCCTGGCCGCGGCGCAATCCTGTCCGGGGCCGATCGCGATCAATCTCAGCGTTTACGTGGGCCTGCACGTGCGAGGACGCTGGGGCATGGCGGCAGCGGTGCTGGGAACGGTTTTGCCCTCCCTGGTCACCATCATGCTGATCGCCGAACTCTTTGCCCACTATGCGGACCAGGCCTTGGTGCGCAAGGCTTTCCGTGCCCTCAAACCGGCCTTGGTGGCCCTCATCGCCGTGCCGCTGGTCCAGATGACCCGCTCCGCCAAACTCAAGCTCAGCAATTTCTGGGTGCCGATCCTCGCGATGGTGCTGGTGGGATGGTTCGGCTTCAGCCCCATCTGGCTGATCCTGGCCGCGATCGCCTTTTCCGTGGTCCAGGGAGTCTGGGGCAGGCAGAGGCCCGAATGA
- the ispG gene encoding flavodoxin-dependent (E)-4-hydroxy-3-methylbut-2-enyl-diphosphate synthase, translating to MENITRKPTRQIHLGSVPIGGGAPVSIQSMLSVPTQNVAAALAQISALESSGCQIIRFAVTGAEDIRAIPTLVSGAKVPLIADIHFDHKLALQALEAGIAGLRINPGNIGSRVKVEEVVKVASERGVPIRIGVNSGSLPRELVAKHGVSAAAMVEAALEHVRILEDLNFDAIKISVKASQLPLMLASYRALSEAVDYPLHLGITESGTLLAGSVKSAMALGILLSEGIGDTLRVSLTADPIQEVIVARQILRNLGLRQGLNIISCPTCGRTRVNLFRLATEVENALQAYGDLPLTIAVMGCAVNGPGEAREADFGIAGGDGEGLLFARGQIVKKVPERQLVAELLRLVEERVKGV from the coding sequence ATGGAAAACATCACTCGCAAACCTACCCGGCAGATACACTTGGGCTCTGTCCCGATCGGCGGCGGCGCCCCTGTTTCGATCCAGAGCATGCTCAGCGTGCCCACCCAAAATGTGGCTGCCGCGCTGGCCCAGATCAGCGCTTTGGAAAGCTCCGGCTGCCAGATCATCCGCTTCGCGGTCACTGGCGCTGAGGACATCCGCGCCATCCCAACCCTCGTCAGCGGCGCTAAAGTGCCCCTGATCGCGGACATTCATTTCGACCACAAGCTGGCCCTGCAAGCGCTGGAGGCCGGGATCGCCGGACTCCGGATCAATCCAGGCAACATAGGCTCCCGCGTCAAGGTGGAGGAAGTGGTGAAGGTGGCTTCAGAACGCGGTGTGCCCATCCGCATCGGCGTGAACAGCGGTTCCCTGCCCCGGGAGCTGGTGGCCAAACACGGTGTGAGCGCCGCAGCCATGGTGGAGGCGGCCCTGGAGCATGTGCGCATCCTCGAGGACCTGAACTTCGATGCCATCAAGATCTCCGTGAAAGCCTCCCAACTGCCTTTGATGCTGGCCAGTTACCGGGCTTTGAGTGAGGCGGTGGATTACCCCCTGCATCTGGGCATCACGGAATCCGGCACCCTGCTGGCCGGCAGCGTCAAATCCGCCATGGCCTTGGGGATCCTGCTCTCCGAAGGCATCGGCGACACCCTGCGGGTTTCCCTCACCGCCGATCCCATCCAGGAAGTGATCGTGGCCAGGCAGATCTTGCGCAACCTCGGCTTGCGGCAGGGGCTTAACATCATTTCCTGTCCCACCTGCGGACGCACCAGGGTAAATCTCTTCCGTCTGGCCACCGAGGTGGAAAACGCCTTGCAGGCCTACGGCGATCTGCCGCTCACCATCGCCGTGATGGGCTGCGCCGTGAATGGGCCCGGAGAAGCGCGGGAAGCGGATTTTGGCATCGCCGGCGGCGACGGCGAGGGCCTCCTCTTCGCCCGCGGCCAGATCGTTAAAAAAGTGCCGGAACGGCAGCTTGTGGCAGAACTTCTGCGTTTGGTGGAAGAGCGGGTGAAGGGTGTCTGA
- a CDS encoding chromate transporter: MSLLSLFWVFFKIGLFSFGGGYAILAMIQQEAVVRHAWLTQGEFTDVVAISQMTPGPIAINAATFIGYRQAGVWGSLLCTFGVILPSLILMLLITLTYLKLRRQPWFKNIFQKLRWVTLGLIGAAMILIARSAITDWFTVLVFVISLAIYWRLRPNPIYLMLGAAAFGMVFG, encoded by the coding sequence ATGAGCCTGCTGAGTTTGTTCTGGGTCTTCTTCAAGATCGGCCTGTTCAGTTTCGGCGGCGGCTATGCCATTTTGGCCATGATCCAGCAGGAAGCCGTGGTCCGCCATGCCTGGCTCACCCAGGGTGAATTCACCGACGTGGTGGCGATCTCGCAAATGACCCCGGGCCCAATCGCCATCAACGCTGCCACCTTCATCGGCTATCGTCAGGCGGGCGTTTGGGGCTCCCTGCTCTGTACCTTCGGGGTGATCCTGCCCTCGCTCATCCTGATGTTGCTCATCACCCTCACCTATCTCAAGCTCCGCCGGCAGCCCTGGTTCAAAAACATCTTTCAAAAACTGCGCTGGGTTACCCTCGGCCTCATCGGCGCCGCCATGATCCTCATCGCCCGGAGCGCCATCACGGACTGGTTCACAGTGCTCGTTTTCGTTATCAGTCTGGCGATCTACTGGCGCTTGAGGCCCAACCCCATCTATCTGATGCTGGGCGCGGCTGCCTTCGGAATGGTCTTCGGCTGA